A genomic window from Macaca mulatta isolate MMU2019108-1 chromosome 19, T2T-MMU8v2.0, whole genome shotgun sequence includes:
- the SH2D3A gene encoding SH2 domain-containing protein 3A isoform X9, which yields MPALVRSYVTGRRPLSQATGAVVSRPVTWQRPLRRSFSEDTLMDGPARTEPLRARKWSNSQPADLAHMGQSREDPTGIEAFATPVSALPRTGSDPVLLKAPAPLGTVANSLRASDGQLQAKAPAKPPRTPSFELPDASERPPTYCELVPRVPCVQGTSLSQSCPEPEAPWWEAEEDEEEENRCFTRPQAEISFCPPDTPSCLLGPQNRPLEPQVLHTLRGLFLEHHPGSTALHLLLVDCQATGLLGVTRVQRDNMGVSSGLELLTLPHGCRLRLELLERHETLALAGALAVLGCSGPLEERAAALRGLVELALALRPGAAGDLPGLAAVMGALLMPQVRAEQGVEEAGVRVSGKTGEEACAGLFSQVSRLEHTWRQLRRSHTEAALAFEQELKPLMRALDEGAGPCDPGEVALPHVAPMVRLLEGEEVAGPLEESCERLLRTLHGARHMARDAPKFRKVAAQRLRGFRPNPELREALTTGFLRRLLWGSRGAGAPRAERFEKFQRVLGVLSQRLEPDS from the exons ATGCCCGCTCTGGTTCGCAGTTATGTGACAGGCAGGCGCCCACTGTCCCAGGCCACAGGGGCTGTGGTCTCCAGGCCTGTGACTTGGCAGAGGCCTCTGCGACGCAGCTTTAGCGAGGACACCCTGATGGATGGCCCGGCTCGGACAGAGCCTCTCAG ggcAAGGAAGTGGAGCAACAGTCAGCCTGCAGATTTGGCACATATGGGACAGTCAAGAGAAGACCCCACTGGGATAG AAGCCTTCGCCACGCCCGTATCTGCCTTGCCCCGAACGGGCAGTGACCCCGTGTTGCTGAAGGCCCCTGCTCCCCTGGGAACTGTTGCCAACAGTCTCAGAGCCTCCGATGGGCAGCTTCAAGCCAAGGCACCAGCGAAGCCTCCCCGGACACCCTCCTTCGAACTTCCTGATGCCTCTGAACGTCCCCCAACGTACTGCGAGCTGGTGCCCCGAGTACCCTGTGTCCAGGGAACATCCCTGAGCCAAAGCTGCCCAGAGCCAGAGGCCCCAtggtgggaggccgaggaggatgaggaggaagagaacAGATGTTTTACAAGACCACAGGCTGAGATCTCTTTCTGCCCCCCTGATAccccctcctgcctcctgggcccCCAGAATCGGCCCCTGGAACCCCAAGTCCTGCATACTCTCCGTGGCCTGTTCCTGGAACACCATCCTGGGAGCACTGCCCTTCACTTGCTATTGGTAGACTGCCAG GCCACAGGCCTCCTGGGAGTGACCAGGGTTCAGCGGGACAACATGGGGGTCTCATCTGGCCTGGAGCTGCTCACTCTTCCCCATGGATGTCGCTTGAGGTTGGAACTGCTAGAGAG gcatgagacactggCGCTGGCCGGGGCACTGGCAGTGCTGGGCTGCTCGGGGCCGCTGGAGGAGCGCGCAGCCGCACTGAGGGGCCTGGTAGAGCTGGCGCTGGCGCTGCGGCCAGGGGCAGCGGGGGACCTGCCCGGGCTGGCTGCGGTCATGGGCGCCCTGCTCATGCCCCAGGTTCGTGCGGAGCAGGGAGTGGAGGAAGCTGGAGTGCGGGTGAGTGGGAAGACAGGAGAGGAGGCATGCGCAGGTCTCTTCTCCCAGGTGTCCCGGTTGGAGCACACGTGGCGCCAGCTCCGAAGGAGCCACACGGAGGCTGCGCTGGCCTTTGAACAGGAGCTGAAGCCGCTGATGCGGGCTCTGGATGAGGGCGCTG GACCCTGCGACCCCGGCGAGGTGGCGCTGCCGCACGTGGCACCCATGGTGCGCCTGCTGGAGGGCGAGGAAGTCGCAGGTCCGCTGGAGGAGAGCTGCGAGCGGCTGTTGCGCACCCTGCACGGGGCGCGTCACATGGCCCGGGACGCACCCAAATTCCGCAAGGTGGCAGCCCAGCGCCTGCGAG GATTCCGGCCTAACCCAGAGCTGAGGGAGGCCCTGACCACCGGCTTCCTGCGGAGGCTGCTCTGGGGTAGCCGGGGCGCGGGAGCTCCGCGCGCTGAACGCTTTGAGAAGTTCCAGCGCGTCCTCGGCGTCCTGTCACAGCGCCTGGAGCCTGACAGCTGA
- the SH2D3A gene encoding SH2 domain-containing protein 3A isoform X18, with amino-acid sequence MQVPQDGEDLAGQPWYHGLLSRQKAEALLQQDGDFLVRASGSRGGHPVISCRWRGSALHFEVFRVALRPRPGRPTALFQLEDEQFPSMPALVRSYVTGRRPLSQATGAVVSRPVTWQRPLRRSFSEDTLMDGPARTEPLRARKWSNSQPADLAHMGQSREDPTGIESAPGTPSPAYSPWPVPGTPSWEHCPSLAIGRLPGHRPPGSDQGSAGQHGGLIWPGAAHSSPWMSLEVGTARETLALRFCRHETLALAGALAVLGCSGPLEERAAALRGLVELALALRPGAAGDLPGLAAVMGALLMPQVSRLEHTWRQLRRSHTEAALAFEQELKPLMRALDEGAGPCDPGEVALPHVAPMVRLLEGEEVAGPLEESCERLLRTLHGARHMARDAPKFRKVAAQRLRAHLTLFPGFRPNPELREALTTGFLRRLLWGSRGAGAPRAERFEKFQRVLGVLSQRLEPDS; translated from the exons ATGCAGGTGCCACAGGATGGAGAAGACCTTGCTGGCCAACCCTGGTACCACGGCCTCCTGTCCCGCCAG AAGGCTGAAGCTCTTCTTCAGCAAGATGGCGACTTCCTGGTTCGTGCCTCTGGGTCTCGTGGGGGCCACCCCGTGATCTCCTGCCGCTGGCGGGGCTCAGCCCTCCATTTCGAGGTGTTCCGTGTGGCCCTGCGTCCCCGGCCAGGCCGACCCACAGCTCTCTTTCAGCTGGAGGATGAGCAGTTCCCCAGCATGCCCGCTCTGGTTCGCAGTTATGTGACAGGCAGGCGCCCACTGTCCCAGGCCACAGGGGCTGTGGTCTCCAGGCCTGTGACTTGGCAGAGGCCTCTGCGACGCAGCTTTAGCGAGGACACCCTGATGGATGGCCCGGCTCGGACAGAGCCTCTCAG ggcAAGGAAGTGGAGCAACAGTCAGCCTGCAGATTTGGCACATATGGGACAGTCAAGAGAAGACCCCACTGGGATAG AATCGGCCCCTGGAACCCCAAGTCCTGCATACTCTCCGTGGCCTGTTCCTGGAACACCATCCTGGGAGCACTGCCCTTCACTTGCTATTGGTAGACTGCCAG GCCACAGGCCTCCTGGGAGTGACCAGGGTTCAGCGGGACAACATGGGGGTCTCATCTGGCCTGGAGCTGCTCACTCTTCCCCATGGATGTCGCTTGAGGTTGGAACTGCTAGAGAG ACCCTTGCCCTCCGCTTctgcaggcatgagacactggCGCTGGCCGGGGCACTGGCAGTGCTGGGCTGCTCGGGGCCGCTGGAGGAGCGCGCAGCCGCACTGAGGGGCCTGGTAGAGCTGGCGCTGGCGCTGCGGCCAGGGGCAGCGGGGGACCTGCCCGGGCTGGCTGCGGTCATGGGCGCCCTGCTCATGCCCCAG GTGTCCCGGTTGGAGCACACGTGGCGCCAGCTCCGAAGGAGCCACACGGAGGCTGCGCTGGCCTTTGAACAGGAGCTGAAGCCGCTGATGCGGGCTCTGGATGAGGGCGCTG GACCCTGCGACCCCGGCGAGGTGGCGCTGCCGCACGTGGCACCCATGGTGCGCCTGCTGGAGGGCGAGGAAGTCGCAGGTCCGCTGGAGGAGAGCTGCGAGCGGCTGTTGCGCACCCTGCACGGGGCGCGTCACATGGCCCGGGACGCACCCAAATTCCGCAAGGTGGCAGCCCAGCGCCTGCGAG CCCACCTGACCTTGTTTCCAGGATTCCGGCCTAACCCAGAGCTGAGGGAGGCCCTGACCACCGGCTTCCTGCGGAGGCTGCTCTGGGGTAGCCGGGGCGCGGGAGCTCCGCGCGCTGAACGCTTTGAGAAGTTCCAGCGCGTCCTCGGCGTCCTGTCACAGCGCCTGGAGCCTGACAGCTGA
- the SH2D3A gene encoding SH2 domain-containing protein 3A isoform X15 — protein MQVPQDGEDLAGQPWYHGLLSRQKAEALLQQDGDFLVRASGSRGGHPVISCRWRGSALHFEVFRVALRPRPGRPTALFQLEDEQFPSMPALVRSYVTGRRPLSQATGAVVSRPVTWQRPLRRSFSEDTLMDGPARTEPLRARKWSNSQPADLAHMGQSREDPTGIESAPGTPSPAYSPWPVPGTPSWEHCPSLAIGRLPGHRPPGSDQGSAGQHGGLIWPGAAHSSPWMSLEVGTARETLALRFCRHETLALAGALAVLGCSGPLEERAAALRGLVELALALRPGAAGDLPGLAAVMGALLMPQVRAEQGVEEAGVRVSGKTGEEACAGLFSQVSRLEHTWRQLRRSHTEAALAFEQELKPLMRALDEGAGPCDPGEVALPHVAPMVRLLEGEEVAGPLEESCERLLRTLHGARHMARDAPKFRKVAAQRLRGFRPNPELREALTTGFLRRLLWGSRGAGAPRAERFEKFQRVLGVLSQRLEPDS, from the exons ATGCAGGTGCCACAGGATGGAGAAGACCTTGCTGGCCAACCCTGGTACCACGGCCTCCTGTCCCGCCAG AAGGCTGAAGCTCTTCTTCAGCAAGATGGCGACTTCCTGGTTCGTGCCTCTGGGTCTCGTGGGGGCCACCCCGTGATCTCCTGCCGCTGGCGGGGCTCAGCCCTCCATTTCGAGGTGTTCCGTGTGGCCCTGCGTCCCCGGCCAGGCCGACCCACAGCTCTCTTTCAGCTGGAGGATGAGCAGTTCCCCAGCATGCCCGCTCTGGTTCGCAGTTATGTGACAGGCAGGCGCCCACTGTCCCAGGCCACAGGGGCTGTGGTCTCCAGGCCTGTGACTTGGCAGAGGCCTCTGCGACGCAGCTTTAGCGAGGACACCCTGATGGATGGCCCGGCTCGGACAGAGCCTCTCAG ggcAAGGAAGTGGAGCAACAGTCAGCCTGCAGATTTGGCACATATGGGACAGTCAAGAGAAGACCCCACTGGGATAG AATCGGCCCCTGGAACCCCAAGTCCTGCATACTCTCCGTGGCCTGTTCCTGGAACACCATCCTGGGAGCACTGCCCTTCACTTGCTATTGGTAGACTGCCAG GCCACAGGCCTCCTGGGAGTGACCAGGGTTCAGCGGGACAACATGGGGGTCTCATCTGGCCTGGAGCTGCTCACTCTTCCCCATGGATGTCGCTTGAGGTTGGAACTGCTAGAGAG ACCCTTGCCCTCCGCTTctgcaggcatgagacactggCGCTGGCCGGGGCACTGGCAGTGCTGGGCTGCTCGGGGCCGCTGGAGGAGCGCGCAGCCGCACTGAGGGGCCTGGTAGAGCTGGCGCTGGCGCTGCGGCCAGGGGCAGCGGGGGACCTGCCCGGGCTGGCTGCGGTCATGGGCGCCCTGCTCATGCCCCAGGTTCGTGCGGAGCAGGGAGTGGAGGAAGCTGGAGTGCGGGTGAGTGGGAAGACAGGAGAGGAGGCATGCGCAGGTCTCTTCTCCCAGGTGTCCCGGTTGGAGCACACGTGGCGCCAGCTCCGAAGGAGCCACACGGAGGCTGCGCTGGCCTTTGAACAGGAGCTGAAGCCGCTGATGCGGGCTCTGGATGAGGGCGCTG GACCCTGCGACCCCGGCGAGGTGGCGCTGCCGCACGTGGCACCCATGGTGCGCCTGCTGGAGGGCGAGGAAGTCGCAGGTCCGCTGGAGGAGAGCTGCGAGCGGCTGTTGCGCACCCTGCACGGGGCGCGTCACATGGCCCGGGACGCACCCAAATTCCGCAAGGTGGCAGCCCAGCGCCTGCGAG GATTCCGGCCTAACCCAGAGCTGAGGGAGGCCCTGACCACCGGCTTCCTGCGGAGGCTGCTCTGGGGTAGCCGGGGCGCGGGAGCTCCGCGCGCTGAACGCTTTGAGAAGTTCCAGCGCGTCCTCGGCGTCCTGTCACAGCGCCTGGAGCCTGACAGCTGA
- the SH2D3A gene encoding SH2 domain-containing protein 3A isoform X19: MQVPQDGEDLAGQPWYHGLLSRQKAEALLQQDGDFLVRASGSRGGHPVISCRWRGSALHFEVFRVALRPRPGRPTALFQLEDEQFPSMPALVRSYVTGRRPLSQATGAVVSRPVTWQRPLRRSFSEDTLMDGPARTEPLRARKWSNSQPADLAHMGQSREDPTGIESAPGTPSPAYSPWPVPGTPSWEHCPSLAIGRLPGHRPPGSDQGSAGQHGGLIWPGAAHSSPWMSLEVGTARETLALRFCRHETLALAGALAVLGCSGPLEERAAALRGLVELALALRPGAAGDLPGLAAVMGALLMPQVSRLEHTWRQLRRSHTEAALAFEQELKPLMRALDEGAGPCDPGEVALPHVAPMVRLLEGEEVAGPLEESCERLLRTLHGARHMARDAPKFRKVAAQRLRGFRPNPELREALTTGFLRRLLWGSRGAGAPRAERFEKFQRVLGVLSQRLEPDS, translated from the exons ATGCAGGTGCCACAGGATGGAGAAGACCTTGCTGGCCAACCCTGGTACCACGGCCTCCTGTCCCGCCAG AAGGCTGAAGCTCTTCTTCAGCAAGATGGCGACTTCCTGGTTCGTGCCTCTGGGTCTCGTGGGGGCCACCCCGTGATCTCCTGCCGCTGGCGGGGCTCAGCCCTCCATTTCGAGGTGTTCCGTGTGGCCCTGCGTCCCCGGCCAGGCCGACCCACAGCTCTCTTTCAGCTGGAGGATGAGCAGTTCCCCAGCATGCCCGCTCTGGTTCGCAGTTATGTGACAGGCAGGCGCCCACTGTCCCAGGCCACAGGGGCTGTGGTCTCCAGGCCTGTGACTTGGCAGAGGCCTCTGCGACGCAGCTTTAGCGAGGACACCCTGATGGATGGCCCGGCTCGGACAGAGCCTCTCAG ggcAAGGAAGTGGAGCAACAGTCAGCCTGCAGATTTGGCACATATGGGACAGTCAAGAGAAGACCCCACTGGGATAG AATCGGCCCCTGGAACCCCAAGTCCTGCATACTCTCCGTGGCCTGTTCCTGGAACACCATCCTGGGAGCACTGCCCTTCACTTGCTATTGGTAGACTGCCAG GCCACAGGCCTCCTGGGAGTGACCAGGGTTCAGCGGGACAACATGGGGGTCTCATCTGGCCTGGAGCTGCTCACTCTTCCCCATGGATGTCGCTTGAGGTTGGAACTGCTAGAGAG ACCCTTGCCCTCCGCTTctgcaggcatgagacactggCGCTGGCCGGGGCACTGGCAGTGCTGGGCTGCTCGGGGCCGCTGGAGGAGCGCGCAGCCGCACTGAGGGGCCTGGTAGAGCTGGCGCTGGCGCTGCGGCCAGGGGCAGCGGGGGACCTGCCCGGGCTGGCTGCGGTCATGGGCGCCCTGCTCATGCCCCAG GTGTCCCGGTTGGAGCACACGTGGCGCCAGCTCCGAAGGAGCCACACGGAGGCTGCGCTGGCCTTTGAACAGGAGCTGAAGCCGCTGATGCGGGCTCTGGATGAGGGCGCTG GACCCTGCGACCCCGGCGAGGTGGCGCTGCCGCACGTGGCACCCATGGTGCGCCTGCTGGAGGGCGAGGAAGTCGCAGGTCCGCTGGAGGAGAGCTGCGAGCGGCTGTTGCGCACCCTGCACGGGGCGCGTCACATGGCCCGGGACGCACCCAAATTCCGCAAGGTGGCAGCCCAGCGCCTGCGAG GATTCCGGCCTAACCCAGAGCTGAGGGAGGCCCTGACCACCGGCTTCCTGCGGAGGCTGCTCTGGGGTAGCCGGGGCGCGGGAGCTCCGCGCGCTGAACGCTTTGAGAAGTTCCAGCGCGTCCTCGGCGTCCTGTCACAGCGCCTGGAGCCTGACAGCTGA
- the SH2D3A gene encoding SH2 domain-containing protein 3A isoform X14, translated as MPALVRSYVTGRRPLSQATGAVVSRPVTWQRPLRRSFSEDTLMDGPARTEPLRARKWSNSQPADLAHMGQSREDPTGIEAFATPVSALPRTGSDPVLLKAPAPLGTVANSLRASDGQLQAKAPAKPPRTPSFELPDASERPPTYCELVPRVPCVQGTSLSQSCPEPEAPWWEAEEDEEEENRCFTRPQAEISFCPPDTPSCLLGPQNRPLEPQVLHTLRGLFLEHHPGSTALHLLLVDCQATGLLGVTRVQRDNMGVSSGLELLTLPHGCRLRLELLERHETLALAGALAVLGCSGPLEERAAALRGLVELALALRPGAAGDLPGLAAVMGALLMPQVSRLEHTWRQLRRSHTEAALAFEQELKPLMRALDEGAGPCDPGEVALPHVAPMVRLLEGEEVAGPLEESCERLLRTLHGARHMARDAPKFRKVAAQRLRGFRPNPELREALTTGFLRRLLWGSRGAGAPRAERFEKFQRVLGVLSQRLEPDS; from the exons ATGCCCGCTCTGGTTCGCAGTTATGTGACAGGCAGGCGCCCACTGTCCCAGGCCACAGGGGCTGTGGTCTCCAGGCCTGTGACTTGGCAGAGGCCTCTGCGACGCAGCTTTAGCGAGGACACCCTGATGGATGGCCCGGCTCGGACAGAGCCTCTCAG ggcAAGGAAGTGGAGCAACAGTCAGCCTGCAGATTTGGCACATATGGGACAGTCAAGAGAAGACCCCACTGGGATAG AAGCCTTCGCCACGCCCGTATCTGCCTTGCCCCGAACGGGCAGTGACCCCGTGTTGCTGAAGGCCCCTGCTCCCCTGGGAACTGTTGCCAACAGTCTCAGAGCCTCCGATGGGCAGCTTCAAGCCAAGGCACCAGCGAAGCCTCCCCGGACACCCTCCTTCGAACTTCCTGATGCCTCTGAACGTCCCCCAACGTACTGCGAGCTGGTGCCCCGAGTACCCTGTGTCCAGGGAACATCCCTGAGCCAAAGCTGCCCAGAGCCAGAGGCCCCAtggtgggaggccgaggaggatgaggaggaagagaacAGATGTTTTACAAGACCACAGGCTGAGATCTCTTTCTGCCCCCCTGATAccccctcctgcctcctgggcccCCAGAATCGGCCCCTGGAACCCCAAGTCCTGCATACTCTCCGTGGCCTGTTCCTGGAACACCATCCTGGGAGCACTGCCCTTCACTTGCTATTGGTAGACTGCCAG GCCACAGGCCTCCTGGGAGTGACCAGGGTTCAGCGGGACAACATGGGGGTCTCATCTGGCCTGGAGCTGCTCACTCTTCCCCATGGATGTCGCTTGAGGTTGGAACTGCTAGAGAG gcatgagacactggCGCTGGCCGGGGCACTGGCAGTGCTGGGCTGCTCGGGGCCGCTGGAGGAGCGCGCAGCCGCACTGAGGGGCCTGGTAGAGCTGGCGCTGGCGCTGCGGCCAGGGGCAGCGGGGGACCTGCCCGGGCTGGCTGCGGTCATGGGCGCCCTGCTCATGCCCCAG GTGTCCCGGTTGGAGCACACGTGGCGCCAGCTCCGAAGGAGCCACACGGAGGCTGCGCTGGCCTTTGAACAGGAGCTGAAGCCGCTGATGCGGGCTCTGGATGAGGGCGCTG GACCCTGCGACCCCGGCGAGGTGGCGCTGCCGCACGTGGCACCCATGGTGCGCCTGCTGGAGGGCGAGGAAGTCGCAGGTCCGCTGGAGGAGAGCTGCGAGCGGCTGTTGCGCACCCTGCACGGGGCGCGTCACATGGCCCGGGACGCACCCAAATTCCGCAAGGTGGCAGCCCAGCGCCTGCGAG GATTCCGGCCTAACCCAGAGCTGAGGGAGGCCCTGACCACCGGCTTCCTGCGGAGGCTGCTCTGGGGTAGCCGGGGCGCGGGAGCTCCGCGCGCTGAACGCTTTGAGAAGTTCCAGCGCGTCCTCGGCGTCCTGTCACAGCGCCTGGAGCCTGACAGCTGA
- the SH2D3A gene encoding SH2 domain-containing protein 3A isoform X5, which translates to MQVPQDGEDLAGQPWYHGLLSRQKAEALLQQDGDFLVRASGSRGGHPVISCRWRGSALHFEVFRVALRPRPGRPTALFQLEDEQFPSMPALVRSYVTGRRPLSQATGAVVSRPVTWQRPLRRSFSEDTLMDGPARTEPLRARKWSNSQPADLAHMGQSREDPTGIEAFATPVSALPRTGSDPVLLKAPAPLGTVANSLRASDGQLQAKAPAKPPRTPSFELPDASERPPTYCELVPRVPCVQGTSLSQSCPEPEAPWWEAEEDEEEENRCFTRPQAEISFCPPDTPSCLLGPQNRPLEPQVLHTLRGLFLEHHPGSTALHLLLVDCQATGLLGVTRVQRDNMGVSSGLELLTLPHGCRLRLELLERHETLALAGALAVLGCSGPLEERAAALRGLVELALALRPGAAGDLPGLAAVMGALLMPQVSRLEHTWRQLRRSHTEAALAFEQELKPLMRALDEGAGPCDPGEVALPHVAPMVRLLEGEEVAGPLEESCERLLRTLHGARHMARDAPKFRKVAAQRLRAHLTLFPGFRPNPELREALTTGFLRRLLWGSRGAGAPRAERFEKFQRVLGVLSQRLEPDS; encoded by the exons ATGCAGGTGCCACAGGATGGAGAAGACCTTGCTGGCCAACCCTGGTACCACGGCCTCCTGTCCCGCCAG AAGGCTGAAGCTCTTCTTCAGCAAGATGGCGACTTCCTGGTTCGTGCCTCTGGGTCTCGTGGGGGCCACCCCGTGATCTCCTGCCGCTGGCGGGGCTCAGCCCTCCATTTCGAGGTGTTCCGTGTGGCCCTGCGTCCCCGGCCAGGCCGACCCACAGCTCTCTTTCAGCTGGAGGATGAGCAGTTCCCCAGCATGCCCGCTCTGGTTCGCAGTTATGTGACAGGCAGGCGCCCACTGTCCCAGGCCACAGGGGCTGTGGTCTCCAGGCCTGTGACTTGGCAGAGGCCTCTGCGACGCAGCTTTAGCGAGGACACCCTGATGGATGGCCCGGCTCGGACAGAGCCTCTCAG ggcAAGGAAGTGGAGCAACAGTCAGCCTGCAGATTTGGCACATATGGGACAGTCAAGAGAAGACCCCACTGGGATAG AAGCCTTCGCCACGCCCGTATCTGCCTTGCCCCGAACGGGCAGTGACCCCGTGTTGCTGAAGGCCCCTGCTCCCCTGGGAACTGTTGCCAACAGTCTCAGAGCCTCCGATGGGCAGCTTCAAGCCAAGGCACCAGCGAAGCCTCCCCGGACACCCTCCTTCGAACTTCCTGATGCCTCTGAACGTCCCCCAACGTACTGCGAGCTGGTGCCCCGAGTACCCTGTGTCCAGGGAACATCCCTGAGCCAAAGCTGCCCAGAGCCAGAGGCCCCAtggtgggaggccgaggaggatgaggaggaagagaacAGATGTTTTACAAGACCACAGGCTGAGATCTCTTTCTGCCCCCCTGATAccccctcctgcctcctgggcccCCAGAATCGGCCCCTGGAACCCCAAGTCCTGCATACTCTCCGTGGCCTGTTCCTGGAACACCATCCTGGGAGCACTGCCCTTCACTTGCTATTGGTAGACTGCCAG GCCACAGGCCTCCTGGGAGTGACCAGGGTTCAGCGGGACAACATGGGGGTCTCATCTGGCCTGGAGCTGCTCACTCTTCCCCATGGATGTCGCTTGAGGTTGGAACTGCTAGAGAG gcatgagacactggCGCTGGCCGGGGCACTGGCAGTGCTGGGCTGCTCGGGGCCGCTGGAGGAGCGCGCAGCCGCACTGAGGGGCCTGGTAGAGCTGGCGCTGGCGCTGCGGCCAGGGGCAGCGGGGGACCTGCCCGGGCTGGCTGCGGTCATGGGCGCCCTGCTCATGCCCCAG GTGTCCCGGTTGGAGCACACGTGGCGCCAGCTCCGAAGGAGCCACACGGAGGCTGCGCTGGCCTTTGAACAGGAGCTGAAGCCGCTGATGCGGGCTCTGGATGAGGGCGCTG GACCCTGCGACCCCGGCGAGGTGGCGCTGCCGCACGTGGCACCCATGGTGCGCCTGCTGGAGGGCGAGGAAGTCGCAGGTCCGCTGGAGGAGAGCTGCGAGCGGCTGTTGCGCACCCTGCACGGGGCGCGTCACATGGCCCGGGACGCACCCAAATTCCGCAAGGTGGCAGCCCAGCGCCTGCGAG CCCACCTGACCTTGTTTCCAGGATTCCGGCCTAACCCAGAGCTGAGGGAGGCCCTGACCACCGGCTTCCTGCGGAGGCTGCTCTGGGGTAGCCGGGGCGCGGGAGCTCCGCGCGCTGAACGCTTTGAGAAGTTCCAGCGCGTCCTCGGCGTCCTGTCACAGCGCCTGGAGCCTGACAGCTGA
- the SH2D3A gene encoding SH2 domain-containing protein 3A isoform X23 — translation MGQSREDPTGIESAPGTPSPAYSPWPVPGTPSWEHCPSLAIGRLPGHRPPGSDQGSAGQHGGLIWPGAAHSSPWMSLEVGTARETLALRFCRHETLALAGALAVLGCSGPLEERAAALRGLVELALALRPGAAGDLPGLAAVMGALLMPQVSRLEHTWRQLRRSHTEAALAFEQELKPLMRALDEGAGPCDPGEVALPHVAPMVRLLEGEEVAGPLEESCERLLRTLHGARHMARDAPKFRKVAAQRLRGFRPNPELREALTTGFLRRLLWGSRGAGAPRAERFEKFQRVLGVLSQRLEPDS, via the exons ATGGGACAGTCAAGAGAAGACCCCACTGGGATAG AATCGGCCCCTGGAACCCCAAGTCCTGCATACTCTCCGTGGCCTGTTCCTGGAACACCATCCTGGGAGCACTGCCCTTCACTTGCTATTGGTAGACTGCCAG GCCACAGGCCTCCTGGGAGTGACCAGGGTTCAGCGGGACAACATGGGGGTCTCATCTGGCCTGGAGCTGCTCACTCTTCCCCATGGATGTCGCTTGAGGTTGGAACTGCTAGAGAG ACCCTTGCCCTCCGCTTctgcaggcatgagacactggCGCTGGCCGGGGCACTGGCAGTGCTGGGCTGCTCGGGGCCGCTGGAGGAGCGCGCAGCCGCACTGAGGGGCCTGGTAGAGCTGGCGCTGGCGCTGCGGCCAGGGGCAGCGGGGGACCTGCCCGGGCTGGCTGCGGTCATGGGCGCCCTGCTCATGCCCCAG GTGTCCCGGTTGGAGCACACGTGGCGCCAGCTCCGAAGGAGCCACACGGAGGCTGCGCTGGCCTTTGAACAGGAGCTGAAGCCGCTGATGCGGGCTCTGGATGAGGGCGCTG GACCCTGCGACCCCGGCGAGGTGGCGCTGCCGCACGTGGCACCCATGGTGCGCCTGCTGGAGGGCGAGGAAGTCGCAGGTCCGCTGGAGGAGAGCTGCGAGCGGCTGTTGCGCACCCTGCACGGGGCGCGTCACATGGCCCGGGACGCACCCAAATTCCGCAAGGTGGCAGCCCAGCGCCTGCGAG GATTCCGGCCTAACCCAGAGCTGAGGGAGGCCCTGACCACCGGCTTCCTGCGGAGGCTGCTCTGGGGTAGCCGGGGCGCGGGAGCTCCGCGCGCTGAACGCTTTGAGAAGTTCCAGCGCGTCCTCGGCGTCCTGTCACAGCGCCTGGAGCCTGACAGCTGA